The Anolis sagrei isolate rAnoSag1 chromosome Y, rAnoSag1.mat, whole genome shotgun sequence genome contains a region encoding:
- the LOC137095638 gene encoding uncharacterized protein PF3D7_1120000-like, translating to MEEETEKKEEFTTKDLMREILKLQIDVQRLEGKQDRQYNNIKKEMEEMKKEIKEEVQLAMKEEVKTMHREIENMKQERKEDSKENKTLKFQQKELEKAMHTMEKKMESLQEQQENLEVKEKEFQLRFRNIQEEENENIKKTIANIVAQLLQLNAEDTEVNIDRVFRIQSEYAKKHNVPRDVIVYFGKKSMRDEVLKENARKPSYYNGNKIAILKEHPKTVLERRRKYFFLTEELKRKKVRFKWERREGIMVTWEGNKHWLTTEAKARWFYDKYLTKESEGQKKNKEEENNGKDEPQETEQERLRKRPRELSPKGYKCFVDLAAACGKNDTELKKADGTEH from the coding sequence ATGGAGGAGGAgacagagaaaaaggaagaattcACTACAAAAGACCTAATGAGGGAAATTCTAAAATTACAGATAGATGTACAAAGACTAGAAGGAAAACAGGACAGACAATATAACAACAtcaaaaaagaaatggaggagatgaagaaggaaatCAAGGAAGAAGTACAATTGGCTATGAAAGAGGAAGTAAAAACGATGCACAGAGAAATAGAAAACATGaagcaagaaagaaaagaggactcaaaggaaaataaaacacTTAAATTCCAACAAAAAGAGCTTGAAAAGGCGATGCACACTatggagaaaaaaatggaatcattacaagaacaacaagaaaacCTGGAGGTAAAGGAAAAAGAGTTCCAGCTAAGGTTTAGAAATATCCAAGAGGAAGAAAAcgaaaacatcaaaaaaacaattGCAAATATAGTGGCGCAACTCCTTCAGCTCAATGCGGAGGACACAGAGGTTAACATCGACAGGGTCTTTAGAATCCAGTCAGAATATGCCAAAAAACATAATGTCCCAAGAGATGTGATTGTATACTTTGGTAAAAAATCAATGAGAGACGAGGTATTGAAGGAAAATGCCAGGAAACCCTCCTACTACAACGGCAATAAGATAGCAATCTTAAAAGAACACCCAAAAACAGTCCTAGAAAGAAGACGAAAATACTTCTTCCTCACGGAGGAACTCAAAAGAAAGAAGGTGAGATTCAaatgggaaagaagagaggggatAATGGTAACCTGGGAAGGTAACAAGCATTGGTTAACGACAGAAGCAAAAGCTAGGTGGTTCTACGACAAATACCTGACTAAGGAAAGTGAAGGccaaaagaaaaacaaggaggaggaaaacaatggcaaagaTGAACCCCAAGAGACGGAACAGGAAAGACTAAGAAAAAGACCAAGAGAACTCTCTCCCAAGGGATACAAGTGCTTCGTGGATTTGGCAGCGGCGTGCGGGAAAAATGATACAGAATTAAAAAAAGCAGATGGCACAGAACATTAA